One genomic window of Geoanaerobacter pelophilus includes the following:
- a CDS encoding two-component system sensor histidine kinase NtrB, with translation MEKSSLIRPVILGACIIAISLLHYFTPLHLHYLHDIFQRFYYLPIILAALWFGFRGGLLCSIIVSIAYAPHILFQWGGHLTVEMEKYLEIVLYNVVGALTGLLSQRERERTVELQKTARGLEESYQQLQQQSERIIAIEEQLRRAEKLSTLGEMAAVLAHEIRNPLGSIRGTAEILKDDYKPGDPKHEFIEIQIKETERLNRVVEDFLRMARPQPAEMSRCSLVEELETVVTLVARDAHDRGVTLRLAPFSGTAMVTANGEKLRQAFLNIVINALQATPSNGRVEIALHKVESGYEIKVSDTGTGIDADSLTKIFEPFFTTKPDGTGLGLAITRKIIEGHGGTLTVESEVGKGTTVEVRLPASH, from the coding sequence ATGGAAAAATCTTCTTTGATCCGCCCGGTTATTTTAGGGGCCTGCATTATTGCCATCAGCCTGCTCCACTATTTCACCCCGCTCCACCTCCACTACCTGCATGACATCTTCCAGCGCTTCTACTATCTCCCCATCATCCTGGCAGCGCTCTGGTTCGGCTTTCGCGGCGGGCTGCTCTGCTCGATCATTGTCAGCATTGCCTATGCCCCGCACATCCTGTTTCAATGGGGCGGTCACCTTACTGTTGAAATGGAAAAATACCTGGAGATCGTGCTCTACAACGTTGTCGGCGCCCTGACCGGCCTGCTGTCCCAACGGGAGCGAGAGCGCACCGTCGAACTGCAGAAGACCGCCCGCGGCCTGGAAGAGTCTTACCAGCAGCTGCAGCAGCAGTCGGAACGGATCATTGCCATCGAAGAGCAGCTGCGCCGGGCCGAAAAGCTCTCTACCCTGGGGGAGATGGCAGCAGTGCTGGCCCACGAGATCAGGAATCCCTTAGGCTCGATCCGCGGTACGGCCGAGATCCTCAAGGACGATTACAAGCCGGGCGACCCCAAGCACGAATTCATCGAGATCCAGATCAAGGAGACCGAGCGGTTGAACCGGGTGGTAGAGGATTTCCTGCGGATGGCGCGGCCGCAGCCGGCGGAGATGAGCCGCTGCTCCCTGGTCGAAGAGCTGGAGACCGTGGTCACCCTGGTTGCCCGCGATGCCCACGACCGCGGCGTTACCCTGCGTCTGGCGCCGTTCAGCGGCACGGCGATGGTCACAGCCAACGGCGAGAAGCTGCGCCAGGCATTCCTCAACATCGTCATCAATGCCCTCCAGGCCACCCCTTCCAACGGCAGGGTGGAGATAGCGCTCCACAAGGTCGAATCAGGCTATGAAATCAAAGTCAGCGACACCGGCACCGGCATCGATGCCGACTCCCTGACCAAGATCTTCGAGCCGTTCTTCACCACCAAACCGGACGGCACCGGCCTGGGGCTGGCCATCACCAGGAAGATCATCGAGGGGCATGGCGGCACGCTGACAGTAGAGAGCGAGGTCGGCAAAGGGACGACGGTAGAGGTGCGGTTGCCGGCGTCTCACTAG
- a CDS encoding type II toxin-antitoxin system Phd/YefM family antitoxin yields the protein MTTLSATEARKSLYNLVDDVAISHDPIQIVGKRHSAVLISEDDWRAIQETLYLVSIPGMRESIRKGLKTPVSECSEELAW from the coding sequence ATGACAACGCTATCAGCAACAGAAGCACGAAAATCCCTATATAACCTTGTCGATGATGTCGCTATATCTCATGACCCGATCCAGATTGTTGGCAAACGGCATTCAGCGGTTCTCATCTCGGAAGACGATTGGCGTGCTATTCAGGAAACATTGTATCTTGTCTCAATTCCTGGAATGCGAGAATCCATCAGGAAAGGTCTCAAAACCCCAGTATCCGAGTGCAGTGAGGAACTTGCATGGTAA
- a CDS encoding Txe/YoeB family addiction module toxin has protein sequence MVNWQLVFIKQAQKDAKKIAHSVLKPQAERLLEIIKEDPFKNPPPYEKLVGDLSCAYSRRINIQHRLVYEVLEDIKTIKVIRMWTHYE, from the coding sequence ATGGTAAATTGGCAACTTGTTTTTATCAAGCAGGCGCAAAAAGATGCAAAAAAAATCGCGCACTCCGTGTTAAAGCCGCAAGCCGAACGACTACTTGAAATTATCAAAGAAGATCCCTTCAAAAATCCCCCACCATACGAAAAGCTTGTTGGCGATCTGTCATGTGCATATTCCCGTAGAATCAATATTCAGCATCGACTCGTTTATGAGGTGCTAGAAGATATCAAAACAATAAAAGTTATTCGGATGTGGACGCATTACGAATAA
- a CDS encoding sigma-54-dependent transcriptional regulator, whose amino-acid sequence MKQKILIIDDDPSLRRVLEYNLQEEGYQVFAAESGEDGLRLFSDERPSLVITDMKMSGMDGMQVLKAVKEQSPETLVMIITAFGAVDMAVEAMKFGAYDYITKPFNRDALKLTVAKALQFTGISEENRRLKAELTDKSDFRAIIGSSPQMEKVFAVVRKVADTEASVLITGESGTGKELIARSIHANSSRHNAPFIAINCAAIPRDLLESELFGHVKGAFTGAIRDKTGKFQLAEGGTLFLDEVGELPVELQPKLLRALQEKEIEPVGGTRTLKLDVRVVAATNLDIERAIEEGAFREDLYYRLSVIPILLPPLRERRQDIPLLIRHFCAKHNSSQVVFDKEALAAMTAYAWPGNVRELENSVERLLIMRSGETITAGELPDKILNTQREQTQGSAVFRLPDEGYSLEQLEKEIVLDALERNHWNQAAAARFLKIPRHTLIYRLEKFGITLPERKS is encoded by the coding sequence ATGAAACAGAAAATCCTCATCATCGATGACGACCCGTCCTTGCGGCGGGTGCTGGAATACAACCTCCAGGAGGAGGGATACCAGGTCTTTGCCGCGGAATCGGGCGAGGACGGGCTGCGGCTGTTCAGCGACGAGCGGCCGTCGCTGGTGATTACCGACATGAAGATGTCGGGCATGGACGGGATGCAGGTACTGAAGGCGGTCAAGGAGCAGTCGCCCGAGACCCTGGTCATGATCATCACTGCCTTCGGCGCCGTGGATATGGCGGTGGAGGCGATGAAGTTCGGGGCCTACGACTACATCACCAAGCCGTTCAACCGCGACGCACTAAAGCTGACTGTGGCCAAGGCGCTGCAGTTCACCGGCATCTCGGAGGAGAACCGACGGCTGAAGGCCGAACTGACAGACAAAAGCGACTTCCGCGCCATTATCGGCAGCTCACCGCAGATGGAAAAGGTGTTCGCCGTGGTGCGCAAGGTGGCCGACACCGAGGCGTCGGTGCTGATCACCGGCGAATCCGGCACCGGCAAGGAGCTGATCGCCCGGTCGATCCATGCCAACAGCTCCCGCCATAACGCCCCGTTTATCGCCATCAACTGCGCTGCCATCCCCCGCGACCTGCTGGAAAGCGAGCTGTTCGGCCATGTCAAAGGGGCGTTCACCGGCGCCATCCGGGACAAAACCGGCAAGTTCCAGCTGGCCGAAGGCGGCACCCTGTTTCTCGACGAAGTGGGGGAACTGCCGGTGGAACTGCAGCCGAAACTGCTCCGGGCGCTGCAGGAAAAGGAGATCGAGCCGGTCGGCGGCACCAGGACGCTGAAGCTGGATGTCCGGGTGGTGGCAGCCACCAATCTCGATATCGAGCGGGCCATCGAAGAGGGGGCATTCCGCGAGGACCTGTATTATCGGCTGTCGGTCATCCCGATTCTTTTGCCGCCGCTCCGGGAGCGGCGCCAGGATATCCCACTGCTGATCAGGCATTTCTGCGCCAAACACAACAGCAGCCAGGTAGTGTTCGACAAGGAGGCGCTGGCTGCAATGACCGCCTATGCCTGGCCCGGCAACGTGCGGGAGCTGGAAAACAGCGTAGAGCGGCTGCTGATAATGCGCAGCGGTGAGACAATCACCGCTGGCGAACTGCCGGACAAGATCCTTAACACCCAAAGGGAACAAACGCAGGGATCAGCCGTTTTCAGGCTCCCGGACGAAGGGTATTCGCTGGAGCAGCTGGAAAAGGAGATCGTCCTCGATGCCCTGGAGCGCAACCACTGGAACCAGGCAGCTGCGGCCCGATTCCTGAAAATTCCCCGCCATACCCTGATCTACCGGCTGGAAAAATTCGGCATCACCCTCCCCGAACGCAAAAGTTGA